The following DNA comes from Candidatus Binatia bacterium.
GAGCGCATTGCCGGCGTGCTGGTGATGGCGCCCGCCGCATTGATTGCCAGCAAGGTGCTCGCCTATCAGCAGCGCCGTGGGCAGCCCAAATCCGGCACAGACTGGCGCGACCTCGCGATGTTGCTACTGACATTTCCCGACCTCAAGCATGATGCAGGTCCTGTCGCGGACCAATTGCTCGCGGCGGGTGCAACCCCGGAGGTGCTCGCCGTGTGGCATGAATTGGTTGTCCAAGATATACGACCGGCCGAGGAGGACGAGGAATTTTAGAAACGGTCGTGAAAAATCTGAATCCGCGATGTCGGGAAAAATTTTTGCTCTCTTGATGGCCGTCACCCTTCTTTCCGCCTGCCTTCCGCCTGAAATCCCGAAGGAAGCGCTGCTGTTGACCGAGGAAAGCCCGGCGCGGCGCAAGCTGCAAAGCCGCCGGTTCGAAACCAAAGATGAACAAGCGCTGCTTACCGCGACGAGCGCCGTTCTAAAAGATCTGGGCTTTACCATCGACCAAAAGAGTACCGAGCTTGGACTGATCGCCGGCTCGAAGAAGGAGGAGCCCTACAACTTCGGCGGCATGGCGACCTCGGCCGCCGTTGCCGTCATATCCTCGGCCTTGAGCGTTCCTACGACTGTTCCGTACAGCAAAGAGCGGTTGATCCGGGCGTCGGTAGTAACCGGCCGCCAAGAAAACGGCGACGGCACCGCCGTGCGGCTCACGCTTCAGCTCGTCGTCTGGGACACGGAGGGGAAAGTCGCCAAGTCGGAGCTGCTCGAAGAGCCGACGGCCTACCGCGCGTTTTTTGACCAGCTCTCCAAGATCGCGGCTCTTGAGGCGCATGAGTTCTAAATTTGCGCAAGTCTGCGTTGCCTTCCTCGTGGGATTGCAAGTCCTTGCCGCGACCGGCGGCTGCGACTACGGCCTGCGCGATTTCTCGAAGCCGCCGGAAACTCAGAAGCTCGCGAGCGTTCGCAGCCGCTCTTTCGAGACGACCGACCGGGAAAAAATGCTGCGGGCTGTTATCACGACCCTTCAGGATCTCGGGTTCATCGTGGACCGCGCCGACTATGAGCATCAGTCGGTCAGCGGGACCAAGCTGGATCAGTATCTTCTGCGCTGGACCGTGACGGTCCTGCCTCAGGGAGCGTCGCGGCTCACGGTTCGAGCCCAGGCCAGATACGACGTGACGCCGGTGTTGGAGCCGGAGCCGTACGAAAAATTCTTTGCCGCGTTGGCGCGCGCCGTGTCCCTGGAAGCTCGCCCTTCCGATTAGGCAGATAGTTCGGAAGTGCTCAGAAAACCAGGGGCTTTTCGCCTCCAGCGGAGACTTGTTCAACTTGACAAAAGAGGGGGAATCAATATATTAAAAGTCTCTCCATACTCTCGACTCTCGAAGCGCCATGAAAATTTTAGTCTCACAGATCACCGAAAGCCCTAAGGAACTCAGCTTCGCCGAGAGGACCGAGGAGTTGAATCGGCTGTACAGCGCGGACGCGCGGGATTTCAGTTTTCCTCAGTCCCTCGATGTGCGCGTCGTTTTTTACCGGTCGGGACCGGAGCTGTTTTTCCAGGGCCGGATCGGCGGAACGGTCGAAGGCCATTGCAGCCGTTGCCTTAAAGTCTACTCGTTCCCGCTCACCAAAGAGTTCGATTTCGTATTAGCGCCCGATACGCGCTCCGCCAAGACCAAAGAGTTGCATCAAGACGAGCTGGGTCTTAGCTTCTACAGCGAAGAAGAGATCCATCTCACGCCGTTCGTTCGCGAGCAGGTGTTGCTGGCCCTTCCGACGCGCCCTCTTTGCGACGAAGATTGCCGCGGGCTTTGTCCGGCGTGCGGCGTCGACCTCAACGAGAGCTCGTGTCGCTGCTCTTCGTCCAAGGGCGATCCGCGGATGGCTTTTTTTCGCGACATGAAATTGCAGCAGTAGCCCGCCCTCGATCGTTCATGCCTTTCCTTCCGCCGCAGGCGGGATGAAAAGAAGGGATAGTGATCCATGCCGGTACCGAAGCGAAGAACCTCCAAGAGCAAGAAAAACCAGCGCCGTTCCCATGACGCTCTAACTGCGCCACAGGTGAGCACGTGTCCAAAGTGCGGCGAGGCCGTCCTGCCGCATCGCGCTTGCCGGAGTTGCGGCCATTATCGCGGCCGTCCGGTGCTTCCCGTGGAAGAAGCCTGATTCGCGCCTCCTATGTTGAAGATTGCTGTTGATGCGATGGGCGGCGACCACGCTCCCGATGCCATCATCGAAGGAGCGCTGCTGGCCGCCGTAGATCTCGACGTGCGCGTCGTCTTGGTCGGCGACCGGGAGGTCATCGAACAGACGCTGTCAAAACACGGCGCGACGCGGGCCGCCATCGAGATCGTGCCCGCGGCGGAATCGATCGCCATGGATGAATCCCCGAGCGCCGCGCTGAGAAAGCGCGATTCGTCCATGAAGATCGCCTATGGTCTGATGAAGCAGGGAGAGGTCCAGGCGGTTGTCAGCGCGGGTAATTCGGGGGCACTGATGGCGATCGGGATGTTCGTTGTCGGCAACCTGCCCCAGGTCGACCGCCCGGCGATCTTGATTCTAGTTCCCACTCCGGGCAAAGGCACGGTGATCATCGACGGCGGCGCCAACGTGGATTGCAAGCCGCGCCAACTGGTCCAGTTCGGTCTCATGGGTGCGATCTACGCCGAACAGGTTCTGGGTGTTTCGTCCCCGCGCGTCGGCGTATTGAGCAACGGAGAGGAAGAAGGGAAGGGAAACGATCTGACGCGGGCAGCCAGCGAACAGCTTTCCCATACTTCTTTGAACTACGTCGGCTACGTCGAAGGAAGGGATGTTTTCAACAATAAGGTCGACGTCGTCGTCTGCGACGGTTTTATCGGCAACGTGATGCTCAAAACGATGGAAGGGCTGGCCGGATTCATGGTACGGACGTTGAAGCAAGCCTTCGAGCAGACCGCGCTAAGCCGCGTCGGGTATCTTTTCAGCCGGAACTCGATACGTCGAGCCCTGGGACGCTTGGATCATACGGAATACGGTGGAGCGCCATTGCTCGGCTTGAACGGCGTCGCCATTGTCGCTCACGGCGGTTCGGGTCCCAAGGAGATCAAGAATGCCATTCGCGTGGCGCGTGAGGCGATTGCGCACGACGTCAATCGTCACATCCTGGATGTGCTGGGCGAGGCCGATGGGGCCGAGCCCGCACGGCCGGACAGGCTCTCGGGGAGAATCTGGAAGCGAGTCAAATCAAAGTTCAGCGACAAATCGGCTACCGATGAAGAAGGAAGAGACAGCAAAGGCGGCGGAAAAAGCTAGCTCAATGGGAGAATGACAGGGGCCGCGTGACCTTGACTTTGCAAGGCCAGATAGCTTTGGTGACAGGCGGGAGCCGGGGAATCGGCAGGGCCATTGTTCTGGCGCTGGGCCGTGGGCGTGCGCGCGTCATGATCAACTACGCCGGCA
Coding sequences within:
- a CDS encoding DUF177 domain-containing protein, which codes for MKILVSQITESPKELSFAERTEELNRLYSADARDFSFPQSLDVRVVFYRSGPELFFQGRIGGTVEGHCSRCLKVYSFPLTKEFDFVLAPDTRSAKTKELHQDELGLSFYSEEEIHLTPFVREQVLLALPTRPLCDEDCRGLCPACGVDLNESSCRCSSSKGDPRMAFFRDMKLQQ
- the rpmF gene encoding 50S ribosomal protein L32; this encodes MPVPKRRTSKSKKNQRRSHDALTAPQVSTCPKCGEAVLPHRACRSCGHYRGRPVLPVEEA